In Lonchura striata isolate bLonStr1 chromosome 18, bLonStr1.mat, whole genome shotgun sequence, one genomic interval encodes:
- the CRKL gene encoding crk-like protein has translation MSSAARFDSSDRSSWYVGPVSRAEAQTRLQGQRHGMFLVRDSSTCPGDYVLSVSENSRVSHYIINSLPNRRFKIGDQEFEHLPALLEFYKIHYLDTTTLIEPAPRYPSPPMGSGSAPAMSAAEENMECVRTLYDFPGNDAEDLPFKKGEILVIVEKPEEQWWSARNKEGRIGMIPVPYVEKLVRSSVGKHGNRNSNSYGIPEPAHAYAQPQTATPLPSVSSTPGAVINPLPSTQNGPVYAKAVQKRVPCAYDKTALALEVGDIVKVTRMNINGQWEGEVNGRKGLFPFTHVQLFDPQNPDENE, from the exons ATGTCCTCCGCCGCTCGTTTCGATTCGTCGGACCGCTCCAGCTGGTACGTGGGCCCGGTGTCCCGGGCGGAGGCGCAGACGCGGCTGCAGGGGCAGCGGCACGGCATGTTCCTGGTGCGGGACTCGTCCACCTGCCCGGGGGACTACGTGCTCTCGGTGTCCGAGAACTCCCGCGTCTCCCACTACATCATCAACTCCCTGCCCAACCGCCGCTTTAAGATCGGCGACCAGGAGTTCGAGCACCTGCCCGCCCTGCTGGAGTTCTATAAGATCCACTACCTGGACACCACCACGCTCATCGAGCCCGCGCCCAG GTATCCAAGTCCACCAATGGGATCTGGATCTGCCCCTGCCATGTCTGCTGCAGAGGAAAACATGGAGTGTGTTCGGACTCTCTATGACTTTCCTGGCAACGATGCCGAGGATCTCCCGTTCAAAAAGGGCGAGATACTGGTAATTGTAGAGAAGCCAGAAGAACAGTGGTGGAGTGCCAGAAACAAGGAGGGTCGAATTGGGATGATTCCTGTTCCCTACGTAGAAAAGCTAGTCAGATCTTCAGTTGGGAAGCATGGAAACAGGAATTCCAACAGTTACGGTATTCCAGAACCTGCCCATGCTTATGCTCAGCCTCAAACCGCAACTCCCCTTCCCTCAGTATCCAGCACACCTGGAGCAGTGATCAATCCTCTGCCATCCACACAGAATGGACCAGTCTATGCCAAAGCTGTCCAAAAGAGAGTACCCTGTGCTTATGACAAGACTGCGCTGGCATTAGAG GTTGGAGATATTGTGAAGGTCACGAGGATGAATATAAACGGTCAGTGGGAAGGAGAAGTCAACGGTCGCAAAGGGCTCTTCCCTTTCACGCATGTCCAGCTATTTGACCCTCAAAACCCAGACGAGAACGAGTGA